The Elaeis guineensis isolate ETL-2024a chromosome 13, EG11, whole genome shotgun sequence genome includes a region encoding these proteins:
- the LOC105060860 gene encoding tuliposide A-converting enzyme 2, chloroplastic: MDPDTEIQFEFFPFIRRYKSGRIERFYSADPIPAAIDPEGVSSKDVVIDPDTGVSARLYLPNLPDTPPKKLPVFVYFHGGGFVVGSAFSPTTHAYLNSLVAQANVIAVSVEYRLAPEHPLPIAYEDSWAALKWVASHAAGGGAEAWLTEHGDFGRIFLAGCSAGGNIAHHMALRAGAADLGPGVRIRGMALVHPYFGGRDPLPSELVDKGLKEKMDGMWVLACPGTVGMDDPLVNPLAEAAPSLKGLGCKKVLVCVAEKDVLRERGRVYYEGVKRSGWGGELEWFESEGEGHAFHFMKLSCEKALELMERTVKFINDS, encoded by the coding sequence ATGGATCCTGACACCGAAATCCAATTCGAGTTCTTCCCCTTCATTCGCCGCTACAAGAGCGGCCGCATCGAGCGTTTCTACTCCGCCGACCCGATCCCCGCGGCCATCGACCCCGAAGGCGTCTCCTCCAAAGACGTCGTCATCGACCCCGACACCGGCGTCTCCGCCCGCCTCTACCTCCCCAATCTCCCCGACACCCCTCCAAAAAAGCTTCCAGTCTTTGTCTACTTCCACGGCGGAGGCTTCGTCGTCGGCTCCGCCTTCAGCCCCACCACCCACGCGTACCTCAACTCCCTCGTAGCCCAAGCCAACGTCATCGCCGTCTCGGTGGAGTACCGCCTGGCCCCCGAGCACCCACTGCCTATAGCCTACGAGGACTCCTGGGCGGCGCTCAAGTGGGTGGCGTCCCACGCTGCGGGCGGTGGCGCGGAGGCGTGGCTGACCGAGCATGGGGATTTTGGACGCATTTTCTTGGCTGGCTGCAGCGCGGGTGGAAACATAGCCCATCACATGGCGCTGCGCGCGGGTGCTGCGGATCTCGGACCTGGGGTGAGGATACGAGGGATGGCACTGGTCCATCCCTACTTCGGTGGGAGAGACCCGTTACCTTCGGAGTTGGTGGATAAGGGGTTGAAGGAGAAGATGGATGGGATGTGGGTGTTGGCTTGTCCCGGCACGGTAGGGATGGATGACCCGCTGGTGAACCCGCTGGCGGAGGCGGCGCCGAGCTTAAAGGGATTGGGGTGCAAGAAGGTACTGGTGTGCGTGGCGGAGAAGGACGTGTTAAGGGAGAGGGGGAGGGTGTATTACGAAGGGGTGAAGAGGAGCGGATGGGGAGGCGAGTTGGAGTGGTTCGAGTCGGAGGGGGAGGGGCACGCGTTCCATTTCATGAAGTTGAGCTGTGAGAAAGCTTTGGAGCTGATGGAACGTACCGTGAAGTTCATCAATGACAGCTGA
- the LOC105060859 gene encoding tuliposide A-converting enzyme 2, chloroplastic-like: protein MDPDTEIQFEFFPFIRQYKSGRTERFFPIDKVPSTVDPVTGVTSKDVVIDPDTGVSARLYLPNLHDTPPKKLPVFVYFHGGGFVIGSAFSPTTHAYLNSLVARANVIAVSVDYRLAPENPLPTAYNDSWAVLRWIASHAPGGGAETWLAEYGDFQRVYLAGCSAGANIAHHMALRAGAEELEGGVRIEGAILVHPYFWGNKAFDAEMVKKRADWFWTLICPGTVGLADPLINPVAEAAPSLKGLACERVLVCVAKFDLLRESGREYYEELKGSGWGGEVELFESEGEDHAFHVRKLNSQKALELMERVVAFANGN from the coding sequence ATGGACCCCGACACCGAAATCCAATTCGAGTTCTTCCCTTTCATCCGCCAGTACAAGAGCGGCCGCACCGAACGCTTCTTTCCCATCGACAAAGTTCCCTCAACTGTCGATCCCGTCACCGGCGTCACCTCCAAAGACGTCGTCATCGACCCCGACACCGGCGTCTCCGCCCGCCTTTACCTCCCCAATCTCCACGACACCCCTCCGAAAAAGCTTCCAGTCTTCGTCTACTTCCACGGCGGAGGCTTCGTCATCGGCTCCGCCTTCAGCCCCACCACCCACGCATACCTCAACTCCCTCGTAGCCCGAGCCAACGTCATCGCCGTCTCGGTGGACTACCGCCTGGCCCCGGAGAACCCGCTTCCGACAGCCTACAACGACTCCTGGGCGGTGCTGAGATGGATAGCCTCCCACGCCCCTGGCGGCGGCGCCGAGACATGGCTGGCCGAGTATGGAGACTTCCAACGCGTCTACTTGGCGGGGTGCAGTGCGGGGGCCAACATAGCCCACCACATGGCGCTGCGCGCCGGAGCGGAGGAGCTCGAAGGTGGGGTGAGAATAGAAGGGGCGATATTGGTCCATCCCTATTTCTGGGGGAACAAAGCATTTGATGCAGAGATGGTGAAGAAGAGGGCGGATTGGTTCTGGACATTAATCTGCCCCGGGACTGTGGGGCTGGCCGACCCGTTGATTAACCCGGTGGCGGAGGCGGCGCCGAGCTTGAAGGGATTAGCGTGCGAGCGAGTGCTGGTTTGTGTCGCAAAGTTTGATTTATTGAGGGAGAGCGGGAGGGAGTACTACGAGGAGTTGAAGGGAAGTGGATGGGGAGGGGAGGTAGAGTTGTTTGAGTCGGAGGGGGAGGATCATGCGTTCCACGTCCGGAAGCTCAACTCTCAGAAAGCCTTGGAGTTGATGGAGCGGGTGGTTGCGTTCGCAAATGGTAATTGA